The DNA segment CCTCGACATCAAGCCGGCCAACGCGGTGCTCACCGCGGAGGGCGAGGCGAAGCTCCTCGACTTCGGCCTCGCCAAGCTCCTCGAGCCCGCCGTGCGGCCCGACCCGCGCGGAGCGCGATCCGACATCCCTGGAGGGCGATCCGACATCCCTGGAGCGCGATTTGACGTTCCTGGAGGGCGATCCGACATCCCTGGAGGGCGATCGGACATGCCCGGGGCCCGATCCGACAGCCCCGGAGGGCGATCCGACTCGCTCGGCGCGGATGCGCTCTCTGGCGGCGAGGCCCTGCGAGGGGCGCAGGGCGATACGGACGCGGCGATCGCACCAAGCGACGAGCCGCTCGAGGGCGAGTTCCGCGAGGCGGCCGAGATGGCGGCGCGGCTGCTCGACGCGACGACGAGCGTCGGCGGCGGCACGCCCCACTACCTGCCGCCCGAGCTGTGGCGCGACGAGCTCGCGACGCGCCGCTCCGACGTGTACTCGCTCGGCGCGCTGCTCTTCGAGCTCTGCGCCGGCGTCCCGCCGCACCACGACGTGCCGATGGGCGAGCTCCCGCTCGTCGTCCAGAGCGATGCGCCCCGGCCCCTCGCCGCCCTCGCGCCGGGCGTCGACCCGCGGCTCGCGGCCGTCATCGAGCGGTGCCTCGAGATCGATCCGGCCGACCGCTTCGCCTCGGGCGACGAGCTGCGCGACGCGCTCGAACAGCTGCTCGCCAGGAGCCGCCACGCCTCCGTCGCCCCGGAGGGCAACCCCTACCGCGGGCTCCTCGTCTTCGATCTCGAGCACCGCGCCGTGTTCTACGGGCGCAGCTCCGAGACGGGGACGATCCTCGACCGGCTCCGCTCCGAGCCCATGATCGTCGTGGCCGGCGACTCGGGCTCGGGCAAGTCCTCGCTCTGCCGGGCCGGCGTGCTCTCGCTCGTGCTCGAGGGCGCCCTCGGCGGCGGGCGCGCCTTCCAGACGGCCATGATGGTGCCGGGCCGGCACCCGCTCGCCGCGCTGGCCGCCGCGCTCGAGCCGGTCCTCGGCGCCCCCGCCGAGCGCATCGCCGAGGCCGTGCGCGCCGCGCCGGGCTCCCTCGCCCGGGACCTGCGCGCGCGGCTCGGAGAGCGCGGCGGGCTCGTGCTGTTCATCGACCAGATGGAGGAGCTCGCGACGCTGAGCAGCCCGGGAGAGGCGGCGCTCGTCGGCGAGGTGCTCAGCGCCTTCGCGGCGCGCTCGCCCTCCCTGCGCCTGCTCGCCACGGTGCGCGGCGACTTCCTCGCGCGCGTCGCCGGCATCTCCGGCCTGGGCGACGACATCGAGCGCGCGCTCTACCTGCTCCGCCCGATGTCGGCGGACAAGCTCCGCGAGGCCATCACCGGGCCGGCGCGGGCCAAGGGCGTCGCGTTCGAGTCCGACGCGGTCGTCGACGCGCTCGTCGAGTCCACCGCGCGCGCCGAGGGCGGGCTGCCGCTCCTCCAGTTCGCGCTCGCCGAGCTCTGGGACGCCCGCGCCGCGCCCGACGCGCCGCTCAGCAGCGCCGATCTCGCGCAGATCGGCGGGGTCGAGGGGGCGCTCGCACGCCACGCCGATCGCGTGCTCGGCCGCATGCCGCCCGAGGTCCACGCGGCCGCGCGGCGGCTGCTCGGCGCGCTCATCACCCCGCAGGGCACGCGGGCGCGGCGCGCCGAGGGCGAGCTCGCGGAGAAGGGCGGCGACGGGGCGGCGCGTGCGGCGCTCGACGCGCTCGTCCAGGGCCGCCTCCTGTTCGCCCGCGAAGGCGAGCAGGGGACGGTCTACGAGATCGCCCACGAGGCCCTGATCCACGGCTGGGGGACGCTGCGCCACTGGCTCGAGGAGCAGCGCGAGCAGCGCGCGACGCGCCAGCGCCTCGAGGCCTCGGCCGCCGAGTGGGAGCGGCTCGGCCGGCGCCGCGACGCGCTCTTCAGCGCGCGCCAGCTCAAGGAGGCGAGGGGCCTCGACCCGGCCGACCTGCCGCCGCGCGAGGCGGCGTTCCTGAGGGCGTCGCGGCGCGCCGTCCTGACGCAGCGCGCGGTCCGGTGGGCCCTCGTCGTGGGCGTCCCGCTCGTCGCCGTGATGCTCTATGGCACGCTGGAGCTCAGGGCGGCGCGCCAGCTCGCCGCGCGGGCGGACAGGAAGATCCACGAGGCCGCGCTCACCTCGTCCGCCGCGGCGATCGAGCGCGCCGAGGCCGAGGCGCTCCGCACGGAGGCGCTCTCCGCGTTCGATCGCCGGCTCCGTGACGAGGGAGAGGCGCTCTGGGAGCGCGCGCAGCGGCGCGCCGCCGAGGTCGAGCGGCTGCAGCTGCAGGTGAGCCAGAAGCTGGAGGCGGCGCTCACGCTCGACGGCGCCCGCAACGACGCGCGCGCGCGGCTCGGCGACGTGCTCTACGAGCGCGCGCTCGCCGCGGACGCGCGCGGCCACGCCTCGCTGCGCGACGAGCTGCTCCAGCGCATGACGACGTACGATCCCGACGGCGAGCGCCGGCAGCGATGGAACGCGCCCGCGGAGGTCGCCATCGAGACCGATCCCCCCGGCGCGGACATCACGCTGGAGCGGTACGAGAGCGACGCGGAGGGGCGCCGGCAGCTGGTCGGACAGCGCCTCCTCGGGACGACGCCCTTCGCGAGCATCGCGCTCGCGCAGGGCTCCTACCTCCTCACCTGCGAGGCGCGGAATCGCACCATCGTGCGTTATCCGTTCCTGGTCCAACGCGGAGAGTCATTGAAGCTCTCCATCCCGCTGCCGCACGCCGGGGACGTTCCTCCCGGGTACATCTACATCCCGCCGGGTCGGTTCCTCTTCGGCGCCGCCCTCGACGACATGTACCGGTGGGCGTTCCTCTCCACCGTTCCTCTCCACGAGATCCGCACAGGCGCGTACCTCATCGCGCGACACGAAACGACGTTCCAGGAGTGGCTCGACCACATCCAGGC comes from the Sorangium aterium genome and includes:
- a CDS encoding nSTAND1 domain-containing NTPase; the encoded protein is MKEKISPTLSQAILRPGGVETQSRAGDVLPPSSFGPESPGPSSFHPPSRFDEYRLLQKLGSGGMGDVYLAHDTLLDRMVAVKFIRAATADAEVRARLLAEARAAARIHHPNVVAVFRVGELRGRLFVVSEFVRGQSLDRVDVPMPSRRVLDLGAGLARGLAAAHRRGVLHLDIKPANAVLTAEGEAKLLDFGLAKLLEPAVRPDPRGARSDIPGGRSDIPGARFDVPGGRSDIPGGRSDMPGARSDSPGGRSDSLGADALSGGEALRGAQGDTDAAIAPSDEPLEGEFREAAEMAARLLDATTSVGGGTPHYLPPELWRDELATRRSDVYSLGALLFELCAGVPPHHDVPMGELPLVVQSDAPRPLAALAPGVDPRLAAVIERCLEIDPADRFASGDELRDALEQLLARSRHASVAPEGNPYRGLLVFDLEHRAVFYGRSSETGTILDRLRSEPMIVVAGDSGSGKSSLCRAGVLSLVLEGALGGGRAFQTAMMVPGRHPLAALAAALEPVLGAPAERIAEAVRAAPGSLARDLRARLGERGGLVLFIDQMEELATLSSPGEAALVGEVLSAFAARSPSLRLLATVRGDFLARVAGISGLGDDIERALYLLRPMSADKLREAITGPARAKGVAFESDAVVDALVESTARAEGGLPLLQFALAELWDARAAPDAPLSSADLAQIGGVEGALARHADRVLGRMPPEVHAAARRLLGALITPQGTRARRAEGELAEKGGDGAARAALDALVQGRLLFAREGEQGTVYEIAHEALIHGWGTLRHWLEEQREQRATRQRLEASAAEWERLGRRRDALFSARQLKEARGLDPADLPPREAAFLRASRRAVLTQRAVRWALVVGVPLVAVMLYGTLELRAARQLAARADRKIHEAALTSSAAAIERAEAEALRTEALSAFDRRLRDEGEALWERAQRRAAEVERLQLQVSQKLEAALTLDGARNDARARLGDVLYERALAADARGHASLRDELLQRMTTYDPDGERRQRWNAPAEVAIETDPPGADITLERYESDAEGRRQLVGQRLLGTTPFASIALAQGSYLLTCEARNRTIVRYPFLVQRGESLKLSIPLPHAGDVPPGYIYIPPGRFLFGAALDDMYRWAFLSTVPLHEIRTGAYLIARHETTFQEWLDHIQALPKESRGSSSIQAGNGAMTGALGLRRLPNGVWQLTIQPTVQAYTARAGEPLVYPSRAVRAQQDWLRFPVTGISFAQATEYAAWLHRTGRVRGARLCTDYEWERAARGADSRIFPHGDRLSPGDANFDETYGKESSTMGPDEVGSHPASRSPFGVDDMAGNVLEWAISSIETDKVLLRGGAYIYDQTSVRSDNRTVVDGTFLDPVIGLRICASFPPPP